A genomic region of Candidatus Marimicrobium litorale contains the following coding sequences:
- a CDS encoding MBL fold metallo-hydrolase: protein MKITLAIVISLLIIVGAGRALLTLPAVQDAVIERGTALLAKRGAEPFPESESLRVYVCGSASPLGTGQAQACIAVITPEHFFLIDSGAGSTDNINRLGLPADRLQGLLLTHFHSDHIAEIYEINLASWVQGRPTPLTVYGPYGVAEVTNAINGAYRQDRRYRTGHHGEELLPPALGVLAHKSILPGVILQDGDLTITAYVAEHPPIHPAVGYRFDYRGRSVVISGDSNVTDKTLAIVEGADLLLHDALSLPTLTALTEALNAEGQSRQSKIVSDVIDYHASTDALIELGQQSNVDMVAFYHLVPVPPTSLFEDVFLRGAPDNFLVAEDLMWFELPIESDDIIVHRP, encoded by the coding sequence GTGAAAATAACGCTGGCAATAGTCATCAGCCTTCTCATAATCGTCGGTGCGGGTCGAGCATTACTGACACTGCCTGCGGTACAGGACGCCGTCATTGAGCGCGGCACAGCCCTACTTGCCAAGCGCGGCGCTGAACCCTTTCCAGAATCAGAGAGCCTGAGAGTCTATGTCTGCGGCAGCGCATCACCGCTCGGTACCGGGCAGGCACAGGCCTGTATAGCGGTCATCACACCGGAGCATTTTTTCCTGATCGATTCTGGCGCTGGCTCCACCGATAACATCAACCGTTTGGGACTGCCCGCAGATCGACTGCAGGGCTTATTGCTCACGCATTTTCACTCTGACCACATTGCTGAAATTTATGAGATCAATCTCGCGTCCTGGGTACAGGGTCGACCGACACCGCTCACCGTCTACGGTCCGTATGGCGTTGCAGAAGTAACCAATGCAATCAATGGGGCCTACCGGCAGGATCGACGGTATCGCACGGGCCACCACGGAGAAGAACTGCTGCCGCCTGCGCTGGGCGTACTGGCCCACAAATCCATTCTTCCAGGCGTCATTCTGCAGGACGGTGATCTCACCATTACAGCCTATGTCGCCGAGCATCCGCCTATTCATCCTGCAGTGGGCTATCGGTTTGACTACCGCGGCCGCAGCGTTGTCATTTCAGGCGACAGCAATGTCACAGACAAGACGCTGGCGATAGTTGAGGGCGCTGATCTACTGCTCCACGACGCGCTGTCGCTACCGACGCTGACGGCGCTGACAGAGGCGTTGAATGCAGAGGGGCAGTCACGGCAATCAAAAATTGTATCCGATGTCATCGACTATCATGCCTCGACCGACGCACTGATTGAGCTGGGCCAACAGTCCAACGTCGATATGGTGGCTTTCTATCATCTGGTGCCGGTACCGCCCACATCCCTGTTTGAGGACGTCTTCTTGCGCGGTGCACCGGACAACTTTCTGGTCGCAGAGGACCTGATGTGGTTTGAGCTGCCCATCGAGAGTGACGACATCATCGTACATCGCCCGTAA
- a CDS encoding DUF3604 domain-containing protein has protein sequence MFFRIATVLAITLTAGCSGDPSESAKREEARDYYRTNNMILPGSDEIITFASLPEPSASRPAPNPERNAYFGDLHVHTTLSFDASAFGTTASPADAYRYAQGEAIRHPGGFDVQLAQPLDFYAVTDHAVMLGLINEAEDTSTTVSQYAFAKPYHNINESVDGGILDLAKRSKVFSNFISDVVASLLDGTINDAVVNNALKSGWMQTIDAANTAYKPGTFTTFAGYEFTSSTDEREALHRNVIFRGTERLPARPFSRFNSMNPEGLWDWMDRLREQEVESLAIPHNSNGSNGAMFAFTDWDGNPIDQEYAEQRLRNEPLVEITQVKGTSDTHPALSKNDEWANFEIFPMRTSTRIPSNPRGSYVRNAWQRGLAMRESDDANPYQFGVVGASDTHTGAASLEEDDYFGKIGAFDSTAEKRGSVPASFLYGTLVKLAAPEMVEEVDGEDYLDFSGYKYWSASGIAGVWAEENTREAIYDALRRKETFATSGTRIKIRFFAGYGLADARLDSPDLASAAYRDGITMGGTLQASDDQQPTFLTWAVADPNTARLQRVQVIKGWLEDGEHREQVYDVACSDGLSVNPQTHRCPDNGARVNLDDCSITADVGSSELKALWQDPDFTPGQDAFYYARVLENPVCRWSTWDAIRAGEKPRSDLQATLQERAWSSPIWYSASSEKNHFVD, from the coding sequence ATGTTTTTTCGCATTGCAACAGTGCTGGCGATCACCCTCACCGCGGGATGCTCCGGCGACCCCTCAGAATCCGCCAAGCGTGAGGAAGCGCGAGACTACTATCGTACCAATAATATGATCCTCCCGGGGAGTGATGAAATCATCACCTTCGCATCACTACCCGAACCCAGCGCCAGTCGCCCTGCGCCCAACCCCGAGCGCAATGCGTACTTTGGTGACTTGCATGTGCATACAACACTGTCATTCGATGCCTCTGCTTTCGGCACAACCGCGTCCCCGGCAGACGCCTATCGCTATGCTCAGGGCGAGGCGATCAGGCACCCCGGTGGCTTTGATGTGCAACTGGCACAGCCACTGGATTTTTACGCAGTGACAGATCACGCGGTCATGCTGGGTCTGATCAACGAAGCAGAAGACACCAGCACGACGGTATCGCAGTATGCGTTCGCAAAGCCCTATCACAACATCAATGAGTCCGTGGATGGCGGCATACTGGATTTGGCAAAACGCAGTAAGGTATTTAGCAACTTTATCAGCGATGTCGTTGCCAGCCTGCTCGACGGTACAATCAATGACGCGGTGGTAAACAACGCGCTAAAATCTGGATGGATGCAGACTATTGATGCGGCCAATACCGCCTATAAACCCGGCACTTTCACCACGTTTGCAGGGTACGAGTTCACCTCATCGACCGACGAACGAGAGGCCTTGCATCGCAATGTGATTTTTCGCGGCACCGAGCGCTTGCCCGCGCGGCCGTTCTCACGATTCAATAGCATGAATCCCGAAGGCCTGTGGGACTGGATGGATAGATTGCGCGAGCAAGAGGTTGAAAGCCTTGCAATACCACATAACAGCAACGGCTCCAACGGTGCGATGTTTGCGTTTACCGACTGGGACGGTAATCCCATTGACCAGGAGTACGCCGAGCAACGGTTGCGCAATGAACCGCTGGTAGAAATCACACAGGTAAAAGGTACATCGGATACTCATCCCGCGCTGTCCAAAAACGATGAGTGGGCTAATTTCGAAATTTTCCCCATGCGCACGTCTACCCGAATTCCCAGCAATCCACGGGGCAGTTATGTGCGAAACGCCTGGCAACGCGGGCTAGCCATGAGGGAATCGGATGATGCCAATCCTTACCAGTTTGGTGTGGTCGGGGCCAGCGATACGCATACGGGCGCAGCCTCACTTGAAGAAGACGACTACTTTGGAAAAATCGGCGCGTTTGATAGCACGGCCGAAAAACGCGGCTCAGTACCAGCAAGTTTCCTTTATGGGACCCTGGTCAAACTGGCGGCACCCGAAATGGTCGAGGAGGTAGATGGGGAAGACTACCTGGATTTCTCAGGCTACAAGTACTGGAGCGCATCGGGTATTGCCGGGGTATGGGCAGAAGAAAATACCCGTGAAGCCATTTATGATGCGCTGCGCCGCAAGGAAACCTTCGCCACCAGCGGCACACGGATAAAGATTCGATTTTTCGCAGGTTACGGCCTCGCCGACGCACGACTGGATAGCCCTGACCTGGCAAGCGCCGCCTACCGGGACGGAATCACCATGGGTGGCACGCTGCAAGCAAGCGATGATCAGCAGCCCACTTTTTTGACCTGGGCCGTCGCGGACCCGAACACAGCCCGGTTGCAGCGGGTTCAAGTTATCAAAGGCTGGCTCGAAGACGGCGAACACCGCGAGCAGGTCTATGACGTGGCCTGCTCCGATGGCCTGAGTGTAAATCCGCAAACGCATCGCTGCCCGGATAACGGCGCACGTGTCAATCTGGATGATTGCTCTATCACAGCAGACGTTGGGTCGAGCGAACTCAAAGCGTTGTGGCAAGACCCCGACTTCACCCCGGGGCAAGACGCGTTCTACTACGCTCGTGTGCTGGAGAACCCTGTCTGTCGCTGGTCCACCTGGGATGCCATACGCGCCGGAGAAAAGCCGCGTTCAGACTTACAAGCCACCCTGCAAGAGCGCGCGTGGTCATCGCCGATCTGGTACAGCGCATCCAGTGAAAAAAACCACTTCGTAGATTGA
- a CDS encoding DUF3604 domain-containing protein: MLKKMALGIFVLLLAGAGYVTIKLLIPLQASADRNGPDTAPRDYAMQDDSKISLPTPQAAIYPAAPNPDMNLYWGELHLHTSESFDATLFGNTLTIDDAYRFAKGEPLNSPGGETMQLTRPLDFVAITDHAEGFGTRTHCDSPDLSLAERAACWLANEPNPMIFQILTSRIRGKAAPGDPSKPAGVYQPEARQAPKPGAFPTCRFGDNALERCYQNARNDWARYVELADKYYAPGELTTLIGYEYSPGLPEQGKHHRNILFRSNIVPERAISSLDVPNAIELWQGLEATCGEGCDFLTIPHNPNKAWGLMYSRYTWDGREYNESDWRLRQKREPLAEIFQIKGAQECALGVGATDEECAFEQVFDPCEPGEKTGCAFATGFVRQGLKVGLELEQELGFNPLQSGFIAATDSHNSNPGDVEEWDFPGAIGAATSSAQRRLRETDATAPAYKTPLKFNTSGGLAAVWAPENTREAIFDALARRETYATSGPRLAVRFYAGWGIDDAIVAEHNPFQSLIADGVPMGGVLQVPQNAGEAWQQSPGFFVWATRDPIDAPLQRVQMVKGWIDPEGETRETVVDIACADGMTVNPVTGRCPDNSASVDLETCRFSRDSGADELKVVWHDPGFDPTQSAFYYVRVLMNPTCRWSSYDAIRLGREPDPRVPATIRERAWTSPIWLYPKK, from the coding sequence ATGCTCAAGAAAATGGCTTTGGGGATTTTTGTACTGCTGCTCGCAGGCGCCGGTTATGTCACGATCAAGCTGCTGATTCCCTTGCAGGCCTCCGCTGACAGAAACGGACCGGATACCGCGCCCCGCGACTATGCCATGCAAGACGATAGCAAGATAAGCCTGCCGACCCCGCAAGCGGCCATTTACCCGGCAGCGCCCAATCCTGATATGAACCTGTACTGGGGCGAATTGCATTTGCATACCAGTGAAAGTTTTGATGCCACCCTGTTTGGCAACACGTTGACCATCGACGATGCTTACCGCTTCGCCAAAGGCGAGCCGTTAAACAGCCCCGGTGGCGAGACCATGCAGCTCACCCGACCTCTGGACTTTGTAGCGATCACCGATCACGCAGAGGGCTTCGGCACCCGCACGCACTGCGACAGCCCTGACCTCTCCCTGGCGGAGCGCGCCGCCTGCTGGCTGGCCAACGAGCCTAACCCGATGATTTTCCAAATCCTGACCAGCCGTATTCGTGGCAAAGCGGCACCGGGCGACCCCTCAAAGCCTGCCGGCGTCTATCAGCCAGAAGCACGCCAAGCCCCCAAGCCCGGCGCTTTTCCCACCTGCCGCTTTGGCGATAACGCGCTCGAGCGATGCTACCAGAACGCCAGAAATGATTGGGCCCGCTATGTCGAGCTTGCCGACAAGTACTATGCACCGGGTGAGTTGACCACGTTAATCGGCTATGAGTATTCACCCGGACTACCCGAACAAGGCAAGCACCATCGCAACATACTCTTTCGCTCTAACATCGTTCCCGAGCGCGCTATCTCAAGCCTGGATGTACCCAACGCCATCGAGCTGTGGCAGGGGCTTGAAGCCACCTGCGGCGAGGGTTGCGACTTTCTGACGATACCGCACAACCCCAACAAGGCATGGGGCCTCATGTACTCGCGCTATACCTGGGATGGCCGCGAATATAACGAATCCGACTGGCGCCTGCGTCAGAAGCGCGAACCGCTGGCCGAGATCTTCCAGATCAAGGGCGCACAGGAGTGCGCGCTTGGCGTGGGTGCCACCGATGAAGAATGTGCCTTCGAACAGGTATTCGACCCCTGCGAGCCGGGCGAAAAGACCGGCTGCGCCTTTGCAACCGGTTTCGTACGACAGGGTCTGAAAGTCGGTCTTGAACTTGAGCAGGAATTGGGCTTTAACCCGCTCCAGAGCGGTTTTATCGCCGCCACCGACAGCCATAACTCTAACCCCGGCGATGTCGAGGAATGGGACTTCCCCGGCGCGATCGGTGCGGCTACGTCCTCCGCGCAGAGGCGCCTGCGAGAGACCGACGCAACCGCGCCTGCCTATAAAACACCTCTGAAATTCAACACATCGGGCGGATTGGCCGCGGTGTGGGCCCCTGAAAACACGCGGGAGGCAATTTTTGATGCACTGGCCCGCCGCGAAACCTATGCCACCTCGGGTCCACGTCTGGCCGTGCGTTTCTATGCCGGCTGGGGGATTGATGATGCTATCGTGGCGGAACACAACCCGTTCCAGTCTTTGATCGCAGACGGTGTGCCCATGGGAGGCGTTTTGCAGGTGCCTCAAAACGCAGGCGAGGCGTGGCAACAGTCGCCTGGTTTTTTTGTCTGGGCAACACGCGATCCAATCGATGCACCCCTGCAGCGGGTACAAATGGTCAAAGGCTGGATTGATCCTGAGGGTGAGACCCGGGAAACCGTTGTGGATATTGCCTGTGCCGACGGTATGACAGTTAACCCTGTCACAGGCCGCTGCCCGGATAATAGCGCCAGCGTCGATCTGGAAACCTGCCGCTTCAGTCGCGATTCCGGCGCCGATGAACTCAAGGTCGTCTGGCATGACCCTGGCTTCGATCCCACCCAGAGTGCGTTCTATTATGTTCGCGTGCTGATGAATCCCACCTGTCGCTGGTCAAGCTACGATGCGATACGCCTTGGGCGCGAACCCGATCCTCGTGTCCCCGCGACTATTCGCGAACGGGCATGGACCAGCCCAATATGGCTGTATCCCAAAAAATGA
- a CDS encoding flavin-containing monooxygenase: MTKPYESVDVLIIGAGLAGIGGACQLRRKSPERSFMILESRAASGGTWDLFRYPGIRSDSDMYTYSYGFKPWRDESTIADGHKILDYIREAAAEYDVEKNIRYKHKVVTANWSDADKQWLITARHGDTGEMITVGCKFVFNCTGYYDYEQGYTPAFAGLDDFNGQVLHAQHWPEDLDYQGKRVIVIGSGATAVTLVPTLSKDTASLVMLQRTPTYIATVPSEDPLADKLRKWLPESWTFRLTRWKKVLFQIYVYKLSRKRPDDLRRFMLGQVRQALGPDYDIKTHFTPPYNPWDQRLCAVPDGDMFKAIKQGRAEVVTDHIERFNGAGIALKSGKQLDADIVILATGLNLQFAGGIEYSVNNKAIDFSKHFIYRGMMFSDVPNMAFTVGYTNSSWTLKTDLTSHFVCRLLNKMARGSYASVTPRMKGSIEETPLLDFDAGYVLRAREQFPKQGNRLPWQNYQDYIRDFIGLRLRSLRDKELEFR; this comes from the coding sequence ATGACCAAACCGTATGAATCTGTCGATGTGCTGATCATCGGCGCTGGCCTCGCCGGGATTGGCGGTGCCTGCCAATTGCGGCGCAAAAGCCCTGAGCGCAGCTTTATGATCCTCGAATCCCGTGCGGCCAGCGGCGGCACCTGGGATTTATTCCGTTATCCAGGAATCCGCTCCGATAGCGATATGTATACGTACAGCTACGGTTTCAAACCGTGGCGCGACGAATCAACCATCGCGGACGGGCACAAGATTCTCGATTATATCCGTGAAGCGGCCGCGGAATATGACGTCGAGAAAAACATTCGCTACAAACATAAAGTCGTGACCGCCAACTGGTCCGACGCGGACAAACAGTGGTTGATAACCGCCCGGCATGGCGACACCGGCGAGATGATCACAGTCGGCTGCAAGTTTGTCTTTAATTGCACCGGCTACTATGACTACGAGCAGGGGTATACGCCAGCGTTTGCCGGCCTTGATGATTTTAACGGCCAGGTCCTTCATGCCCAGCATTGGCCCGAGGATCTGGATTATCAGGGCAAGCGTGTCATTGTCATCGGTAGCGGCGCCACGGCGGTAACGCTGGTACCCACCCTGTCCAAAGACACGGCTAGTCTGGTGATGTTGCAGCGTACGCCGACCTACATCGCTACCGTGCCCTCTGAGGACCCACTCGCAGACAAACTGCGCAAGTGGCTTCCTGAAAGTTGGACATTCCGCCTGACACGGTGGAAAAAAGTGCTCTTTCAAATCTATGTCTACAAGCTGTCGCGCAAGCGCCCGGACGATTTACGCCGGTTTATGCTGGGACAGGTGCGCCAGGCCCTCGGGCCGGATTACGATATCAAGACGCATTTCACGCCGCCTTACAACCCATGGGATCAACGGCTGTGCGCGGTGCCAGACGGCGATATGTTCAAGGCCATTAAACAAGGGCGCGCAGAGGTGGTCACCGATCATATCGAGCGATTCAATGGCGCCGGTATTGCGCTCAAGTCTGGAAAACAGCTGGACGCCGACATCGTTATTCTGGCAACGGGATTGAACCTGCAGTTTGCCGGAGGAATTGAGTACAGTGTCAATAATAAGGCAATCGATTTCAGCAAACATTTTATCTACCGCGGCATGATGTTCTCAGATGTGCCGAATATGGCCTTCACGGTGGGCTACACCAATTCATCGTGGACGTTGAAAACCGATCTGACCAGTCACTTTGTGTGTCGACTATTGAACAAAATGGCGCGTGGCAGCTATGCGAGTGTGACACCGCGCATGAAGGGAAGCATTGAAGAAACTCCCCTGCTCGATTTCGACGCAGGCTACGTGCTCCGTGCCAGAGAACAATTTCCCAAGCAGGGCAACAGACTGCCCTGGCAGAACTACCAGGATTACATCAGGGATTTCATTGGCCTGCGTCTGCGCAGCCTGCGGGACAAGGAATTGGAATTCAGGTAA